The Collibacillus ludicampi region AAAATCATGGATGAAATTCGCCAAGCGGGTAATATCATTCTCTTCATTGATGAGCTGCACACATTGATCGGTGCCGGTGGGGCGGAAGGGGCCATCGACGCTTCCAACATCCTGAAACCGGCATTAGCCCGAGGAGAACTGCAATGTATCGGTGCGACAACGTTGGACGAATACCGTAAACATATCGAAAAAGACGCCGCATTGGAACGCCGCTTCCAACCGATCATGGTCGATGAGCCTTCCGTGGATGAGGCGATCCAGATCCTGCATGGATTGCGTGATCGTTATGAAGCGCATCATCGTGTGAAAATCACAGATTCCGCTCTGGAAGCAGCTGTGCGTCTATCCGACCGCTATATTACTGACCGCTTCCTTCCAGACAAGGCGATCGATCTTGTGGATGAGGCAGCATCCCGGGTACGATTGCGCACACATACACAACCGCCAAATTTGAAAGATCTGGAAGAGAAACTGGAGGAAGTCCGTTCGGAAAAAGAGGCGGCCGTACAAAGCCAGGAGTTCGAAAAAGCGGCAAGTTTGCGAGATAAAGAGCAAAAACTGCGTGAAGAGCTCGAATCGCGCAAGATGGAGTGGCAACAAAAACAAATGAAAAAAGACTCTGTGGTGACGGAAGAAGATATCGCCGATATCGTTTCACAATGGACGGGTATTCCAGTGAAAAAATTGGCGGAAGAAGAGTCAGAACGGCTGCTCAAGATGGAAGAGATTTTGCATCAGCGCGTGATCGGACAGGAAGAAGCAGTTCGCGCGGTAGCGAGGGCCATTCGCCGCGCGCGTGCAGGATTAAAAGACCCGAAACGCCCGATCGGATCGTTCATCTTCCTTGGACCCACAGGCGTAGGGAAAACCGAGTTGGCAAGAGCGCTTGCAGAAGCCCTTTTTGGTGATGAGAATGCAATGATCCGCGTGGACATGTCCGAATATACGGAAAGACATACGACCGCGCGGCTAATCGGTGCACCTCCCGGATATGTCGGCTATGAAGAAGGGGGGCAATTGACGGAGAAAGTTCGCCGCAAGCCTTATTCGGTGGTCTTGCTTGATGAGATTGAGAAGGCACATCCGGAAGTCTTTAATATTTTATTGCAAGTCTTGGATGACGGGCGTTTGACAGACGGAAAAGGACGCACGGTCGATTTCCGAAATACGGTCATTATCATGACTTCGAACGTAGGGGCGCAAACGATCAAAAAAGGCGGAGCACTCGGATTTACGGTCAATCGAGAAGCTGAATATACCAACATGAAAGACAAAGTCATGGATGAGTTGAAGAAACAATTCCGTCCCGAATTTCTCAACCGGATTGATGAAGTGATCGTGTTCCATTCGCTGGCAGAAGAGCATATCAAACAGATCGTGGATCTGATGTCTGAAGACTTGCGGAAACGTTTGAAAGAGCAAGATATTCATTTCGTCCTCAGTCATGAAGCGAAAGCGTTTCTCGCGAAAGAAGGATTCGACCCGCAATATGGCGCGCGTCCGCTCAAACGGGCGATCCAGCGTCATATCGAAGACCAGTTATCCGAGGCGTTGCTCGCGGGAACGATTAAGCGCGGGGATCGCGTGTATATCGATGTCGAGGTTGGAAAATTGCAAGTCAAGCAAAACGTGCCTGAAGCGGAAATGACATCTTGAGAAAAAAGTGGAAAATTCGGCCCTCTTTCAGTAAGAGGGTCTTTTTTTCATGGATTCATATGGTATATAGTAAAAAGGGTATTTCAGGTTTTCTATTATAAAGGGGACCGATATGGCGAAGTATAAATCAAAATTCGTATGCCAAGAATGTGGGTATGAAAGCCCGAAATGGATGGGAAAATGTCCGGGTTGCGGGTCTTGGAACCGCATGACTGAAGAAGTGATTTCGTCCACGAGCCATTCGCAGCCGCATGTTCCCCATACGGAAGCGGCCCGAGTGGAAGGGATTGCAGATATAGATACGACTCTCGAACCGCGTGTCAAAACGCACATGGCGGAGTTTGACAGGGTTCTCGGTGGAGGAATCGTCCCCGGTTCGTTGGTGCTTGTAGGCGGTGATCCGGGAATCGGAAAATCCACGTTGCTATTACAAGTTTCCCATGCGATCGCGGAGCA contains the following coding sequences:
- a CDS encoding ATP-dependent Clp protease ATP-binding subunit — protein: MMFGRFTERAQKVLALAQEEASRLGHNGVGTEHILLGLVREGGGIAAKALMSLDLSSEKIQKEVEKIIGRGQGTTSVMAYTPRAKKVIELSIDEARKLGHNYVGTEHILLGLIREGEGVAARVLANLGVSLNKARQQVLQLLGGDGSDVHQDSQQAANTPTLDSLARDLTQMAKDRKLDPVIGRSKEIERVIQVLSRRTKNNPVLIGEPGVGKTAIAEGLAQRIVDNEIPETLRNKRVMVLDMGTVVAGTKYRGEFEDRLKKIMDEIRQAGNIILFIDELHTLIGAGGAEGAIDASNILKPALARGELQCIGATTLDEYRKHIEKDAALERRFQPIMVDEPSVDEAIQILHGLRDRYEAHHRVKITDSALEAAVRLSDRYITDRFLPDKAIDLVDEAASRVRLRTHTQPPNLKDLEEKLEEVRSEKEAAVQSQEFEKAASLRDKEQKLREELESRKMEWQQKQMKKDSVVTEEDIADIVSQWTGIPVKKLAEEESERLLKMEEILHQRVIGQEEAVRAVARAIRRARAGLKDPKRPIGSFIFLGPTGVGKTELARALAEALFGDENAMIRVDMSEYTERHTTARLIGAPPGYVGYEEGGQLTEKVRRKPYSVVLLDEIEKAHPEVFNILLQVLDDGRLTDGKGRTVDFRNTVIIMTSNVGAQTIKKGGALGFTVNREAEYTNMKDKVMDELKKQFRPEFLNRIDEVIVFHSLAEEHIKQIVDLMSEDLRKRLKEQDIHFVLSHEAKAFLAKEGFDPQYGARPLKRAIQRHIEDQLSEALLAGTIKRGDRVYIDVEVGKLQVKQNVPEAEMTS